A window from Citrus sinensis cultivar Valencia sweet orange chromosome 3, DVS_A1.0, whole genome shotgun sequence encodes these proteins:
- the LOC107177224 gene encoding zinc finger protein 11 produces MNKKEVSMEWVKEKWECEKCSCSEAQHGQSSCGLIVWPPKNYNCSFCRREFRSAQALGGHMNVHRRDRARLRMLPPPLLQYRNPNPIPSFAASSTSSSSLSSPPSNKLLLPGPDPATYKPKPLVSANLNSLSSSPSSAAFTNEDKKRLLEECPHQQINTLSSTLPSGDYLRKKKNMRAAFGAGNLKGYAPKREIDVLRKKEELAMSLELEMGLKDTKESVDLELRLGYP; encoded by the coding sequence ATGAACAAGAAAGAAGTAAGCATGGAGTGGGTTAAAGAGAAGTGGGAGTGTGAAAAATGTAGCTGCTCAGAAGCTCAGCATGGACAGTCATCATGTGGGTTAATTGTGTGGCCTCCAAAGAACTATAACTGCAGCTTTTGCCGGAGAGAGTTTAGGTCTGCTCAAGCTCTTGGGGGTCATATGAATGTTCATAGAAGAGATAGAGCCAGGCTTAGAATGTTACCTCCACCACTTCTTCAATATCGAAACCCTAACCCTATCCCTAGTTTTGCTGCTTCTTCtacttcttcatcatcattatcatctcCTCCATCTAATAAGCTGTTGCTCCCAGGCCCAGACCCAGCAACTTACAAACCAAAACCCTTGGTTTCTGCAAATCTCAACTCTTTGTCTTCATCACCATCCTCGGCAGCTTTCACAAATGAAGACAAAAAAAGATTGCTTGAAGAATGTCCTCATCAACAGATCAATACCTTGAGTAGTACTCTTCCATCCGGGGATTATttaaggaagaagaagaacatgAGAGCTGCATTTGGTGCTGGAAATTTGAAGGGTTATGCGCCGAAACGCGAGATTGATGttttgagaaagaaagaggaatTAGCTATGAGCCTGGAGTTGGAGATGGGGTTAAAAGATACAAAGGAGTCTGTGGATTTGGAGCTTCGGCTTGGATATCCTTAA